In Campylobacter suis, the following proteins share a genomic window:
- a CDS encoding murein hydrolase activator EnvC family protein, protein MNKKFLALILLSCALFGAPSTKEKISDSKKTLRSSEKMSLQLNKKLDELASDIINGDKNLKNINADIAKLKTQISVLEGNATEANKELKELTSQNKDLMQTQKEIEQNIVRIIAEDFSLDLILDDQGVSESEESIVATQILAKLNNVLRDDFKKMAKDYETTLNLIKNKSDKINKIEDSIKEYKSKQSELLSLSDKQKSTLANLRRDKEIYTKKLAKLQSQQDEIRKTLEELSIIAKREDEEAARAKEQAAAAKKAKKKDQKQDSSDSVRQVGSGYQKSAVKRYTGAKTIAPLDNYTVKQKFGNYVDPIYNIKIFNESVVLRSNTPDEKVKSVLNGKVVFAKQTPLLENVVIVENENNIHTIYAHLSHIAPNIKVGTRVQKGAIIGRIRDELTFEVTQKNYHIDPLELIGGK, encoded by the coding sequence TTGAATAAGAAATTTCTAGCACTCATTCTACTTTCTTGTGCCTTGTTTGGCGCGCCTAGCACAAAAGAAAAGATTAGCGACTCAAAAAAGACGCTAAGATCAAGTGAAAAGATGAGTTTGCAACTAAATAAAAAGCTTGACGAGCTTGCTAGTGACATCATAAATGGCGATAAAAATTTAAAAAATATAAATGCAGATATCGCTAAGCTCAAAACTCAAATTTCAGTTCTTGAAGGTAATGCGACTGAAGCAAACAAAGAGCTTAAAGAGCTAACATCACAAAACAAAGATCTTATGCAAACACAAAAAGAGATAGAACAAAACATCGTTCGTATCATAGCTGAGGACTTTTCGCTCGATCTTATCTTAGATGATCAAGGGGTTAGTGAGAGCGAGGAGAGCATAGTCGCAACTCAAATTTTGGCTAAGTTAAACAATGTCTTAAGAGATGACTTTAAAAAGATGGCAAAAGACTATGAGACTACATTAAATTTGATCAAAAATAAATCTGACAAAATAAACAAGATAGAAGACAGCATAAAAGAGTATAAAAGCAAGCAGTCTGAGCTGCTAAGTCTTAGCGATAAGCAAAAAAGTACTCTTGCAAATTTGCGCCGAGATAAGGAAATTTATACTAAAAAGCTAGCAAAACTTCAGTCTCAACAAGATGAGATACGAAAGACACTTGAAGAGCTTTCTATCATCGCAAAGCGTGAAGATGAAGAGGCTGCTAGAGCTAAAGAGCAAGCAGCTGCAGCCAAAAAAGCTAAAAAGAAAGATCAAAAACAAGATAGTTCTGATAGCGTAAGGCAGGTGGGTTCTGGATATCAAAAAAGTGCTGTTAAGCGTTATACTGGTGCAAAGACTATCGCTCCGCTTGATAATTATACAGTAAAGCAAAAATTTGGCAACTATGTTGATCCGATTTATAATATCAAAATTTTTAACGAGTCCGTTGTCCTACGCTCAAATACCCCAGACGAAAAGGTAAAAAGTGTCTTAAATGGAAAAGTTGTTTTTGCTAAACAAACTCCACTACTTGAAAATGTTGTCATCGTTGAAAATGAGAATAATATACACACCATCTATGCTCACCTTAGCCATATCGCGCCAAATATAAAAGTCGGTACAAGAGTGCAAAAGGGCGCGATAATAGGACGCATTAGAGATGAGCTAACTTTTGAAGTTACGCAAAAAAATTACCACATTGATCCACTCGAACTTATCGGCGGAAAGTAA
- the pyrH gene encoding UMP kinase gives MGKKKRVLVKFSGEALAGANGFGIDSLILKFIADEIKSLIEAGIEVGIVIGGGNIIRGVSAAKDGIIRRTSGDHMGMLATVINSIAMREALERSGLDVRVQSAIKMEAICETFIVGRANRHLEKNRVVIFAAGTGNPFFTTDTAATLRAIEIGSDMIIKATKVDGVYDRDPNKFDDAKLLKSLSYEQAMQDDIKVMDDTAIALAKDNSLPILVCNMFKEGNLLRIIQNEENAAYSIVK, from the coding sequence ATGGGCAAGAAAAAGCGTGTTTTGGTAAAATTTTCAGGTGAAGCTTTGGCTGGTGCAAATGGTTTTGGTATAGACAGCTTGATACTAAAATTTATAGCTGATGAGATAAAAAGTTTAATAGAAGCTGGCATAGAGGTTGGTATAGTCATTGGTGGTGGCAACATTATCCGTGGCGTAAGTGCTGCAAAAGATGGAATCATAAGACGAACAAGTGGTGATCACATGGGCATGCTAGCAACCGTCATAAACTCAATAGCTATGCGTGAAGCTTTGGAGCGTAGCGGGCTTGATGTACGCGTTCAAAGTGCTATAAAGATGGAGGCTATCTGTGAAACATTTATAGTTGGCAGAGCTAACCGTCATTTAGAAAAAAATAGAGTTGTGATATTTGCTGCTGGTACGGGTAATCCTTTCTTCACAACAGATACTGCAGCTACTTTACGAGCGATTGAGATCGGCTCAGATATGATTATTAAAGCTACAAAAGTAGACGGAGTTTATGATAGAGATCCAAATAAATTTGATGATGCAAAATTACTAAAGTCGCTAAGTTATGAGCAGGCTATGCAAGATGATATAAAAGTTATGGATGATACCGCTATAGCTTTAGCAAAAGACAATTCACTGCCGATTTTAGTTTGTAACATGTTTAAAGAGGGTAACCTTTTACGCATTATACAAAACGAAGAAAATGCAGCTTATTCAATCGTAAAATAA
- a CDS encoding DNA-directed RNA polymerase subunit omega, with protein MRTEQITARALKQVGDDRYKLSLIVAKRAEALANGANVLVAADTSKMKFADIALLEVAEGKIGLEAFVEEK; from the coding sequence ATGAGAACAGAACAAATAACAGCAAGAGCACTAAAACAAGTTGGAGATGACAGATATAAGCTTTCGCTTATCGTTGCAAAGCGTGCCGAAGCACTTGCTAATGGCGCAAATGTTTTGGTTGCAGCTGATACAAGCAAGATGAAATTTGCAGACATTGCGTTACTTGAAGTGGCTGAAGGCAAGATCGGCTTAGAGGCATTTGTTGAAGAAAAATAA
- a CDS encoding RelA/SpoT family protein, with protein MKKNNIFIDELIEEIRLCRSVQAAKELLFSLFPVSAQVEKAIDYCVTSHAGQYRKSGEPYAIHPILVSSIVAYMGGDEDMLMAAILHDVVEDTSTELSDIRANFGDGVTKLVEGLTKIVSIREDKLVSSDSNERLANSALTFRRMLLISIEDVRVLVVKLCDRLHNMLTLQALKPEKQKRIAEETLMVYAPIAHRLGISSIKNLLEDLSFRYVLPQEYEKIDSYLNEHKQQLALKLNAFYDKVSVLLLQNGFSDGSFEIQKRIKHHYSIYLKMQRKGISIEEVLDLLAIRILVNDPQSCYLALGNLHINFSPLISRFKDYVALPKQNGYQTIHTTIFDDKSIFEVQIRSYDMHKTAEYGVAAHWKYKNGKEGLLNPKLDWLSDISMQNEAENNPEELYEYAKDSLYIEDIAVYSPKGTIFTLPRGATALDYAYEVHTQIGLYAKEAYINRVKMPLLTELKNGDIVRIVTDDEPKYRCSWISSVRTGKARATIRSYCKQKIKDINHNAAVDILVNIFDVPKAKVLQWCESENLTKKLHKIATDSVFLKDVVSMLKKNVRKERPFLLGLGDKYEVKKQKFENIVIYSNHKISSVEFDYCCNPKRGDSIIGFQYGHSVSVHHKLCERSAKLMEQRVPMIFVKWTRNAPHRYKIILNLENRKGALAEFLTYLARLDVNLATIKLNESTDVAGELFVMSVEIAENIDANDVRDKLRDRFKVIDFVSLNDPYHNN; from the coding sequence TTGAAGAAAAATAACATCTTTATAGATGAGCTGATCGAAGAGATAAGACTTTGTCGTAGCGTTCAGGCGGCTAAGGAGCTTCTTTTTTCACTGTTTCCTGTTTCTGCTCAAGTAGAAAAGGCGATAGATTATTGTGTTACTTCGCATGCAGGACAGTATAGAAAGAGTGGCGAGCCTTATGCTATACACCCCATCTTAGTCTCATCGATCGTCGCTTATATGGGCGGTGATGAAGATATGCTTATGGCTGCTATCTTACACGATGTTGTTGAAGATACGAGCACAGAGCTATCTGATATTAGAGCTAATTTTGGTGATGGGGTAACAAAGCTTGTTGAAGGGCTTACAAAGATTGTTAGTATCCGAGAGGATAAGCTCGTAAGTTCTGATAGTAACGAACGCTTGGCAAACTCGGCGCTAACTTTTCGTCGCATGCTTCTTATATCCATAGAAGATGTACGAGTTTTAGTCGTAAAACTTTGTGATAGATTGCATAATATGCTAACACTTCAGGCTTTAAAACCTGAAAAACAAAAGCGTATAGCCGAAGAGACGCTCATGGTTTATGCACCCATAGCCCATAGACTTGGAATTTCATCGATAAAAAATTTGCTTGAAGATCTGAGTTTTAGATATGTTTTGCCGCAAGAGTATGAAAAAATAGATAGTTACTTAAATGAGCATAAGCAGCAACTTGCACTTAAACTTAACGCATTTTACGACAAAGTCTCAGTACTTTTACTACAAAATGGTTTTAGTGACGGTAGTTTTGAGATACAAAAACGCATAAAACACCACTACTCTATCTATCTAAAAATGCAACGCAAGGGTATCTCTATCGAAGAGGTGCTTGACTTGTTGGCGATTAGAATTTTGGTTAATGACCCACAAAGCTGTTATCTTGCGCTTGGGAATTTGCATATAAATTTTAGTCCTCTCATATCAAGATTTAAAGACTATGTGGCGCTTCCAAAGCAAAACGGCTATCAGACGATACATACAACGATATTTGATGATAAAAGTATATTTGAAGTACAAATCAGAAGCTATGATATGCACAAAACAGCAGAATACGGTGTCGCCGCCCACTGGAAGTATAAAAACGGAAAAGAGGGCTTGTTAAATCCAAAGCTTGACTGGTTAAGCGACATAAGTATGCAAAATGAGGCTGAGAATAACCCAGAAGAGCTTTATGAGTATGCAAAAGATAGCCTTTATATAGAAGATATAGCTGTTTATTCGCCAAAAGGTACGATATTTACCCTGCCAAGAGGTGCGACTGCGCTTGATTATGCCTATGAGGTGCATACTCAGATTGGACTTTATGCAAAAGAGGCTTACATAAACCGAGTGAAAATGCCCCTTTTGACTGAACTAAAAAATGGCGACATAGTTCGTATAGTAACTGATGATGAGCCAAAATACCGATGTTCGTGGATAAGTAGCGTTCGCACAGGAAAGGCTAGGGCTACCATTCGTTCGTATTGTAAGCAAAAGATAAAAGATATTAATCACAATGCCGCCGTTGATATTTTGGTAAATATATTTGATGTGCCAAAGGCAAAAGTTTTGCAATGGTGTGAGAGTGAAAATTTAACTAAAAAATTGCACAAGATAGCTACGGATTCGGTATTTTTAAAAGATGTTGTAAGTATGCTTAAAAAAAATGTGCGTAAAGAACGCCCATTTTTACTAGGACTTGGTGATAAATATGAGGTAAAAAAACAAAAATTTGAAAATATTGTGATATACTCAAACCATAAAATTTCTAGTGTCGAGTTTGATTATTGTTGCAACCCAAAAAGGGGAGACAGTATCATAGGTTTTCAGTATGGACATAGCGTGAGCGTACATCATAAGCTTTGTGAGCGTTCAGCAAAACTGATGGAGCAACGCGTACCGATGATATTTGTAAAATGGACAAGAAATGCCCCACATCGCTACAAAATCATCTTAAATTTAGAAAATCGCAAGGGTGCGTTGGCTGAGTTTTTAACCTACTTAGCAAGGCTTGATGTAAATTTAGCGACCATTAAGCTAAATGAGAGTACTGATGTAGCTGGCGAGCTTTTTGTAATGAGTGTTGAGATTGCTGAAAATATCGATGCAAACGATGTTCGCGATAAGCTTAGAGATCGTTTTAAGGTTATTGACTTTGTGTCATTAAATGATCCCTATCATAATAACTAA
- the tyrS gene encoding tyrosine--tRNA ligase, which produces MADLAKIMQEIKRGVAEMIDEERVENLIKNFYEKGENFYVKAGFDPTAPDLHLGHSVVLAKMALLQKHGAIIQFLIGDFTGQIGDPSGKSATRKKLDRETVMKNAKTYEEQVFKILDPSKTKIMFNSTWSNELGAAGVIELTSTFPVARMLERDDFEKRLKAGTPISISEFMYPLLQGYDSVAMKCDIEMGGTDQKFNLLMGRTLQRVYNVGKEQAVIMMPLLEGLDGVNKMSKSLGNYIGVTDNANDMFAKTLSISDELMWRWYELLSAKSNDEILALKTAVEKGEYHPKKAKEDLAFEITARYHDEAAAQKARDEFNSVHASGELPSDMPCFEMSAPAWIVEALSTCKLAPTNSQARRDIAANAVSIDQQKIKDEQLKLEAGEYVLQVGKKKFAKLKVK; this is translated from the coding sequence ATGGCTGACTTGGCTAAGATAATGCAAGAGATAAAACGCGGTGTTGCCGAGATGATAGATGAGGAACGCGTAGAAAATTTAATAAAAAATTTTTATGAAAAGGGTGAGAATTTCTATGTCAAAGCGGGCTTTGACCCAACGGCTCCAGACCTTCATTTAGGGCACTCTGTTGTTTTAGCTAAAATGGCACTTTTGCAAAAGCACGGAGCAATTATCCAGTTTTTAATAGGCGATTTTACAGGGCAGATCGGTGATCCAAGTGGCAAGTCAGCAACTAGAAAAAAGCTAGATCGCGAAACTGTTATGAAAAATGCCAAGACTTACGAAGAGCAGGTTTTTAAAATTTTAGATCCAAGCAAAACTAAGATAATGTTTAACTCAACATGGTCTAACGAGCTAGGCGCTGCTGGCGTTATAGAGCTTACTAGCACTTTTCCAGTAGCTAGAATGCTAGAGCGCGATGATTTTGAAAAGCGACTAAAAGCGGGCACTCCGATAAGCATAAGCGAGTTTATGTATCCGCTACTTCAAGGATATGATAGTGTCGCGATGAAGTGCGATATCGAGATGGGCGGAACGGATCAGAAATTTAACCTTCTCATGGGGCGCACCCTTCAGCGCGTTTATAATGTCGGCAAAGAGCAAGCTGTCATCATGATGCCACTTCTTGAAGGGCTTGATGGCGTAAATAAGATGAGTAAAAGTCTAGGTAATTATATCGGCGTGACAGATAATGCAAATGATATGTTTGCTAAAACCTTAAGCATATCAGATGAGCTTATGTGGCGCTGGTATGAGCTACTTAGTGCAAAGTCAAATGATGAGATTTTAGCCCTTAAAACAGCCGTTGAAAAAGGCGAGTATCATCCTAAAAAGGCAAAAGAAGACCTTGCTTTTGAGATCACAGCTCGCTATCATGATGAAGCGGCGGCTCAAAAGGCAAGAGATGAGTTTAACAGCGTGCATGCAAGTGGCGAATTGCCAAGTGATATGCCTTGCTTTGAGATGAGCGCACCTGCTTGGATAGTGGAGGCTCTTAGTACTTGCAAGCTAGCTCCAACAAACTCACAAGCTCGCAGAGATATCGCAGCAAACGCCGTTAGCATAGATCAACAAAAGATAAAAGATGAGCAGCTTAAGCTTGAGGCAGGCGAATATGTCTTGCAAGTAGGCAAGAAAAAATTTGCAAAATTAAAGGTAAAATAA
- a CDS encoding nitronate monooxygenase, translating to MQLQPVKIGQYEIKIPIIQGGMGLGISWDKLASAVSMEGALGVISSVGTGHYENRAHISKELNLKPLGSENFYSREGLKAIIDNARKKCGDMPLGVNIMYAANDYARVVKDACEAGFNIIISGAGLPTNLPEFTQNFKHVALVPIVSSAKALKIICKRWQQRYNRLPDAVVLEGPLSGGHQGFTYEQCLDPEYQLEKLIPQVKAEIKEWGDFPLFAAGGIWDKEDIKKAIELGADGVQMGTRFIGTHECDAHENLKQMLIEAKQEDIKLIKSPVGYPARGINTNLFSLIEKKLAPKIQCISNCVAPCQRGKEAKEVGYCIADRLFDAFSGVKETGLFFTGANGYKLKEIISVKELIKKLTHGENA from the coding sequence ATGCAACTTCAGCCAGTAAAAATAGGTCAATACGAGATAAAAATTCCAATCATTCAAGGTGGCATGGGGCTTGGTATCAGCTGGGACAAGCTTGCTTCAGCAGTTAGTATGGAAGGCGCGCTTGGTGTTATAAGCTCGGTAGGTACTGGACATTATGAAAACCGTGCTCATATCAGCAAAGAATTAAACTTAAAACCCCTAGGCAGTGAAAATTTTTACTCTCGTGAAGGCTTAAAAGCTATCATAGACAATGCTCGCAAAAAGTGTGGGGATATGCCGCTAGGAGTAAATATCATGTATGCGGCAAATGATTATGCAAGGGTTGTAAAAGATGCCTGTGAGGCTGGTTTTAACATCATCATCTCAGGCGCAGGTCTTCCTACAAATTTACCTGAATTTACGCAAAATTTTAAACATGTAGCGCTAGTCCCCATAGTAAGTTCTGCAAAAGCCCTTAAAATCATTTGCAAACGCTGGCAGCAACGCTATAACCGCCTACCAGATGCAGTTGTGCTTGAAGGTCCGCTAAGTGGCGGTCATCAGGGCTTTACATATGAACAGTGCCTAGATCCTGAGTATCAGCTTGAAAAGTTAATCCCTCAAGTAAAAGCTGAGATAAAAGAGTGGGGCGACTTTCCATTGTTTGCAGCGGGTGGAATTTGGGATAAAGAAGATATCAAAAAGGCTATTGAGCTTGGTGCAGATGGCGTTCAAATGGGCACAAGGTTTATAGGTACACATGAGTGTGATGCGCATGAAAATTTAAAACAAATGCTAATAGAGGCAAAGCAAGAGGATATAAAGCTGATAAAAAGCCCAGTTGGCTACCCAGCTCGTGGTATAAATACAAATTTATTTTCCCTTATAGAAAAGAAACTAGCGCCAAAAATTCAATGTATCAGCAACTGCGTAGCCCCATGCCAGCGTGGCAAAGAGGCAAAAGAGGTTGGGTATTGTATCGCGGACCGCTTATTTGATGCTTTTAGTGGCGTAAAAGAAACAGGGCTATTTTTTACCGGGGCAAATGGATATAAACTAAAAGAGATTATAAGCGTAAAAGAGCTTATAAAAAAGCTTACTCATGGTGAAAATGCGTAA
- the mnmC gene encoding bifunctional tRNA (5-methylaminomethyl-2-thiouridine)(34)-methyltransferase MnmD/FAD-dependent 5-carboxymethylaminomethyl-2-thiouridine(34) oxidoreductase MnmC, protein MKKPRLSFKGDTAYSEDFNDIYFNTDGARAESEYVFASAVDEIWDNQDSFIVAELGFGAGLNFLNLCQKFKNSSKKLHFVSVEAFLMDAKDMVKIYAKLGTLKQDATRLAKLLPPRVAGIHRINFASNITLDLCLGDASLMLNELDFQADVWFLDGFAPSKNETMWSTEIFNQIARLSRLKAIARTYSCAKIVRENFALSGFLLELRKGYAKKRQMSHAVLNEKSELIKEPYFSRPKPSNGKNVLIIGAGVAGCVSAFMLSALGFKTTIAEMHEELATNGSGNHCGILVPLLTKPDVNLGRMHINAFLQAVNFYKNTMSKKEIEFSGAWEFAFDDMLKGRYFLHKGINDEIFSFDMMARPYPAVFIKDGATARPKKMCKKAARGQNILFKHRYISHKHLKSGKISVKFDGQKSVQTDILIFATGSHSVQIFKNLPISSVRGQVTHVDKILDISAALSAKGYITPAKDGIQVVGATYSRNEIYDLPRDSDDTENLEKISELLIQDLSQKIQKNDLSKVEILGSRVGYRSYSSDRFPIIGALHDEAAYMRDFGDLFWSKKKPSALRASYEPNVFVNFAHGSRGLGTAVLGATLLCDLITGRPLCIEKSLFNELHSARFLVRKLKKGIKG, encoded by the coding sequence ATGAAAAAGCCACGGCTAAGTTTTAAGGGCGATACAGCTTATAGTGAGGATTTTAACGACATTTATTTTAATACTGACGGCGCAAGGGCTGAGAGTGAATATGTCTTTGCTAGTGCAGTTGATGAAATTTGGGATAACCAAGATAGCTTTATTGTAGCTGAGCTTGGCTTTGGGGCTGGACTAAATTTTTTAAATCTTTGTCAAAAATTTAAAAATAGCTCTAAAAAGCTACACTTTGTAAGCGTAGAGGCATTTTTAATGGATGCTAAGGATATGGTTAAAATCTATGCTAAACTTGGCACGCTAAAACAAGATGCAACTCGCCTTGCAAAACTTTTACCACCTCGTGTTGCTGGCATACATCGTATAAATTTTGCTTCAAATATAACACTTGATCTTTGCCTTGGCGATGCAAGCTTAATGCTTAATGAGCTTGATTTTCAAGCTGATGTTTGGTTTTTAGATGGATTTGCACCAAGTAAAAATGAAACTATGTGGAGCACTGAAATTTTTAATCAGATAGCTCGCCTTAGTAGATTAAAAGCTATTGCCAGAACATACTCTTGTGCAAAAATCGTGCGTGAAAATTTTGCCTTATCTGGTTTTTTATTAGAGCTTCGTAAAGGTTATGCCAAAAAGCGTCAGATGAGTCATGCTGTGTTAAATGAAAAGAGCGAGCTTATCAAAGAGCCGTATTTTAGCCGCCCTAAGCCTTCAAATGGTAAAAATGTACTGATAATAGGCGCTGGTGTTGCTGGGTGTGTGAGCGCGTTTATGCTTAGTGCTCTTGGTTTTAAAACTACTATCGCAGAGATGCATGAAGAGCTAGCTACAAACGGCTCTGGTAATCACTGCGGCATACTTGTTCCGCTTTTAACAAAACCAGATGTAAATCTTGGTCGTATGCATATAAATGCCTTTTTGCAAGCCGTAAATTTTTATAAAAATACGATGAGTAAAAAAGAGATAGAATTTAGCGGCGCTTGGGAATTTGCTTTTGATGATATGCTAAAAGGTAGATATTTTTTACATAAGGGCATCAATGATGAAATTTTTTCTTTTGATATGATGGCAAGACCCTATCCAGCGGTATTTATAAAAGATGGAGCGACTGCTCGCCCTAAAAAGATGTGCAAAAAAGCAGCCCGCGGGCAAAATATACTTTTTAAGCACCGATACATAAGCCATAAACACCTTAAAAGTGGTAAAATAAGCGTTAAGTTTGATGGACAAAAAAGCGTGCAAACAGATATTTTGATCTTTGCAACAGGTAGTCATAGTGTGCAAATTTTCAAAAACCTACCCATAAGCTCGGTGCGAGGTCAAGTAACTCATGTTGATAAGATACTTGATATATCGGCTGCACTGAGTGCAAAAGGTTATATCACGCCAGCTAAAGATGGCATTCAAGTAGTAGGCGCAACATACTCTAGAAATGAAATTTATGACCTGCCAAGAGATAGTGATGATACTGAAAATTTAGAAAAAATAAGCGAGCTTTTAATTCAAGATTTATCCCAAAAAATACAAAAAAACGACCTTAGCAAAGTAGAGATTTTAGGCTCAAGAGTAGGGTATAGAAGCTATAGTTCAGATCGTTTTCCTATCATAGGAGCATTGCATGATGAAGCAGCTTATATGCGTGATTTTGGTGATCTTTTTTGGAGCAAGAAAAAACCAAGTGCCTTAAGAGCTAGCTATGAGCCAAATGTTTTTGTAAATTTTGCTCATGGTTCAAGAGGGCTTGGCACGGCTGTTCTTGGGGCGACACTGCTTTGCGATCTAATAACCGGTAGACCTCTTTGCATAGAAAAGTCCCTATTTAACGAGCTACACTCGGCTAGATTTTTAGTGCGAAAGTTAAAAAAAGGGATAAAGGGGTAA
- a CDS encoding glucose-6-phosphate isomerase: protein MVKNNFFFNLAKSADISAFATRINDEFASGEVGYYHLPSIAAEILEQTKKYEKNLYNIKNIVLVGIGGSSLGVKAIHTMLDVKEPKRELFFLDNVDPHTFLSVTSKINFSETLFIISSKSGTTIETISLFKCLLELYKPSDMSKNFMVITDPNTSLEAYAKSKNLPVFNIPENVGGRFSVLSAIGIVPLMLCGYDVRAILDGAKACQTRYIEQGDDSLVAKAYHYAIHRNADINVIFSYSDRFFEFNDWYVQLWAESLGKKKGYKRIGRTPIGLIGSRDQHSFLQLIMDGMKDKTITFIKIAQNEAIKIPNISLSGLESCDFVAGLELAKLLNMQCDSTIKALVQEGLSVDVIELDRLDEWHIGYLIYYYELLTSATGIMLGINTYDQPGVEIGKRILKTMLLK, encoded by the coding sequence ATGGTAAAAAATAACTTTTTCTTTAACCTTGCTAAAAGTGCTGACATATCAGCTTTTGCTACTCGCATAAACGATGAGTTTGCAAGTGGTGAGGTTGGATACTATCATCTTCCATCAATCGCAGCTGAAATTTTAGAACAGACAAAAAAGTATGAAAAAAACCTTTATAATATAAAAAATATCGTACTTGTAGGCATTGGCGGAAGTAGCCTTGGAGTAAAAGCTATACATACTATGCTTGATGTAAAAGAGCCAAAAAGAGAGCTTTTTTTTCTTGATAATGTAGATCCACATACATTTTTAAGCGTTACTAGCAAGATTAATTTTAGTGAAACTCTATTTATCATAAGCTCAAAATCAGGCACCACAATAGAAACCATAAGTTTGTTTAAATGTCTACTAGAGCTTTATAAGCCAAGCGATATGTCTAAAAATTTTATGGTCATAACAGATCCAAATACAAGCCTAGAAGCTTACGCAAAAAGTAAAAACTTACCAGTTTTTAACATCCCAGAAAATGTTGGTGGTCGCTTTAGTGTGCTAAGCGCGATTGGCATAGTGCCACTTATGCTTTGTGGATATGATGTAAGGGCTATTTTAGATGGTGCAAAGGCATGTCAAACACGCTATATAGAGCAAGGTGATGATAGTCTAGTCGCAAAGGCTTATCACTACGCTATACACCGAAATGCTGATATAAATGTCATCTTTAGCTACTCTGATCGCTTTTTTGAATTTAATGACTGGTATGTCCAGCTTTGGGCAGAAAGCCTGGGCAAGAAAAAGGGATATAAGCGTATTGGACGAACTCCTATTGGGCTTATTGGGAGTCGCGACCAGCATAGCTTTTTGCAACTCATAATGGACGGAATGAAAGATAAAACAATAACTTTTATAAAAATAGCACAAAATGAGGCTATAAAAATTCCAAATATCTCACTTTCTGGACTTGAAAGCTGTGACTTTGTGGCTGGACTTGAGCTTGCAAAGCTACTTAATATGCAGTGCGATTCGACTATAAAAGCTCTTGTACAAGAGGGTTTAAGTGTCGATGTTATAGAGCTTGACAGGCTTGATGAGTGGCACATAGGATATCTCATCTACTACTATGAGCTACTAACTTCAGCTACTGGAATAATGCTAGGCATAAACACCTACGATCAGCCAGGTGTTGAGATTGGTAAACGCATTTTAAAAACAATGCTTTTAAAGTAA
- the galU gene encoding UTP--glucose-1-phosphate uridylyltransferase GalU yields MIQTCLFPAAGYGTRFLPATKSLPKEMLPILTKPLVHYGVDEAREAGMDSMAFVVGRGKRALEDYFDISYELEHQIAGTSKDPLLADIRALMDSCKFSFTRQNEMRGLGHAIYTGKTLVRDEAFGVILADDLCINEHGENVLSQMVKIYERYRCSIVAVMEVPMEATKSYGVISGRNIENDLMMVDDMVEKPEPANAPSNLAIIGRYILTPDIFDILERTEPGKNGEIQITDALKIQAKQGMVLAYKFKGRRFDCGSIEGFIEATNYFYEREYGKK; encoded by the coding sequence ATGATACAAACTTGCCTTTTCCCAGCCGCAGGATATGGCACTCGCTTCTTGCCAGCGACTAAATCTTTACCAAAAGAGATGCTTCCTATACTCACAAAACCTTTAGTGCATTACGGTGTTGATGAGGCTCGCGAGGCTGGCATGGATAGTATGGCATTTGTTGTTGGGCGTGGCAAGAGAGCTTTGGAGGATTATTTTGACATTAGCTATGAGCTTGAACACCAAATAGCTGGCACAAGCAAAGACCCACTACTTGCTGATATTCGCGCCCTTATGGATAGCTGCAAATTTTCATTTACTAGACAAAATGAGATGAGAGGTCTTGGGCATGCTATATATACTGGAAAAACACTTGTGCGTGACGAAGCCTTTGGTGTGATACTAGCAGATGATCTTTGCATAAATGAACACGGGGAAAATGTCCTTTCTCAGATGGTTAAAATTTATGAGCGCTACCGATGTAGTATAGTTGCAGTAATGGAAGTTCCTATGGAAGCAACAAAAAGTTACGGAGTTATAAGTGGGCGAAATATCGAGAATGATCTTATGATGGTTGATGATATGGTTGAAAAGCCTGAGCCCGCTAATGCTCCAAGCAACTTAGCGATAATTGGCAGATATATCTTAACACCAGATATTTTTGATATATTAGAAAGAACAGAGCCAGGAAAAAATGGCGAAATTCAAATCACTGACGCACTAAAAATACAGGCAAAACAGGGTATGGTTTTAGCATACAAATTTAAAGGTAGGAGATTTGACTGTGGCTCTATAGAGGGCTTTATAGAGGCAACAAATTATTTTTATGAGAGAGAATATGGTAAAAAATAA